The Mycolicibacterium fluoranthenivorans genomic interval GAACCACTGATCAACCACCGAAAGCCTCTTCCCGGACGGGGGAGAGGCTTTCGGTGTGTCAGCCCTCGGTCGGGGTGGTCCACACCTTGTCGATGCCGATCTTGATGCGGGTGCTGTACCCGGACATCGCCTCGGTCAGCCCGAATTGTGCGGCGGCCGCCTCGTACTTGGCCCAGTACGGCGCGTCCTCGCGACCGTCGACCCCGTCGGCATCGATCCGGGCGGCGCCACCGATCACGACGATTCCGCCGCCGTGGCCGTCGGAGTCGAGGTTCAGGCTTACCTGCGGGTGGTTGCGGATGTGACGCACCTTGGCGGCACTCGGCGTGGTGTAGACGACGATGTCGGTTCCATCGAAGTAGAACCACACCAGTTTGGGCACCGGCTGGCCGGATTTGGCGACGGTGGTGAGCCAGCCGTAGTCGTCGGTTCTCAGCCGGTCTGCGATATCCGATGTCAACTCAATGGTCATGGACGCGAATGTAGTCTCGCGGTATGACACTCAACCTGTCCGCGGAAGAAGTCCTCACCACCACGCGTTCGGTGCGCAAGCGTCTCGATTTCGACAAACCGGTGTCCCGCGAGGTGCTGCTCGAATGTCTGGACGTGGCGTTACAAGCGCCGACAGGTTCCAATGCCCAAGGCTGGCAATGGGTTTTCGTCGAGGACGAGGCCAAGAAGAAGGCCATCGCCGACATCTACCGCACCAACGCCACCCCGTACCTGGCCTCGCCCAAGGATTCCTTCGGTGACGCCCGCGATGAGCAGATCGACGCGGTGCGCTCCTCGGCGAGCTACCTGAACGAGAACATGGAGAAGGCCCCGGTGCTGTTGATCCCGGTCCTGGAGGGCCGGCCCGACGGTGCGCCCGCCGGGCTGAGCGCCTCGTTCTGGGGGTCGCTGCTGCCCGCGGTGTGGAGTTTCATGCTCGCGCTGCGCGCCCGCGGGCTGGGTTCGGCGTGGACGACACTGCACCTGCTCGGCGACGGCGAGAAGCAAGCCGCCGAACTGCTCGGTATCCCGTTCGAGAAGTACTCACAGGCCGGCCTGTTCCCGATCGCCTACACCAAGGGCGCCGATTTCAAGAAGGCCAAGCGGCTGCCGGCGGAACAGTTCGCGCACTGGGACACCTGGTAACGGTCACACCGCGCCGTCGAACCCGTGCTGGCGCCATGCCTCGTACGCCGCCACCGCGGCCGCGTTCGACAGATTCAGTGAGCGCCGGCCGTCCAGCATGGGGATACGCACCCGGGCGGTGATATGCGGATCGGCGAGCGTCTGGGCGTCCAGGCCGGTCGGCTCCGGGCCGAACATCAACACATCGCCGGGCTGGTAGGACACCTCGGCGAAGGATGTGTCGGCGTGCGCGGTGAACGCGTACACCGAGGCCGGCATCAGCAATGCCCACGCCGAGGCCAGGTCGGCATGCACCGTGACCGACGCCAGGTCGTGGTAGTCCAACCCGGCCCGGCGCAGCTTCGGCTCGGACAGATCGAAGCCCAGCGGCTCGACCAGGTGCAGTTCGCACCCCGTCGCCGCCACCATCCGGATCGCGTTTCCGGTGTTCGGCGCGATCCGGGGTGAGTAGAACAGCACGCGGAACATCCGACGATGATGTCATCCGCGCTATCACACAACAGAGCAACATCTCGGTCACGAACTGTGCGCGTTACCTGTGAACTGTAGAAAGCGCTGCATACGGCTGTCATACTCGAAAAATTGCGACAGGCGTGCCACGCCGGCCCCTGTGCGGGCAAACGCAGCAGGAAGCCGATGAGCGACGAATTCACCCACGCCACAGCGCAAGACGCGGCGCCTCCGGTCCGTAGGCCGTCGCGCTGGGCGCTGAGCAACTGGCCCGTCGGCTGGAAAGTGCTTGCCATCGCCCTGGTTCCGCTCGTGCTCGCCGGCGTTCTCGGCGGCTTGCGGATCTACTCCGGATTCAGCACCGCCGCCGAGTTGCGGCGCGCCGCCGACCGCGCCGAACTGGTGCCCGCGATCACCGACTACATGGCTGCGCTGGATTCCGCGCTGCTGGCCAACTCCACGGGAACCGACGCGCAGCAGGCACTGAGTGCGTTCGACTCGCGCCGTAAGGCCCTGGCGGACAAGCTCACCGGCACCGACGCGGTGCCCGACGTCGTCAAAGGCGTCGATGCGATTCTGCAGGGTGGTCGACAACTGCTCGACGGGGTGAGCTCCAACAGCATCGGCCTGCGCGACCGGATCACCACCTACGCGCCCATCCTGTTGACCGCGGAGGACGCGATCAACGGCTCGGTGCGGGTGGAGGACGAGAAGATCCGTGCCGAAACGCTGGGCCTGTCCCGGGCCGTCGGGGCGCGCGGGCAGATGATGATGCAGCAGCTGCTGGTCAATGGCGGTGCTGAGCTGCCCGAGCCGGAACTGCGCACCTCGATGATCACCCTGGCCGGTACCGAACCGTCCACCCTGTTCGGGATGAGCCAGGTGCTCGGTGTCGGGTCAGCGGAAGCGCAGAAGCTGCAGGAACAGATGGTCCGCCGGATGGGCATGATGTCCGACCCGGCGGCGGTACTGGCGAACAATCCTGACCTCGCCCAGTCGATCCAGGTCACCAACGAGATCGCCGGCAAGATCATCGCCGATACCTCGGCGTCGGTGACGGCCGCGGTGGAGAGCCAGGCCGCCAAGCAGCGCACCACCGCCGTCCGGGACGCCATCGTCGTCGTCGGGGCCATCCTGGTTGCCCTGGCGGTGGTGGCCCTGGCCGCGCGTTCGTTGGTCCGGCCCTTGCGCCGACTGCGTGACGGCGCGCTCAAGGTCGCGCACAAGGACCTGGCCCGCGAGTTGGAGCAGGTGCGCTCCGGTGGCGATCCCGGTCCGATCCGCCCGCTGCCCGTGCACACCACCGAGGAGATCGGCCAGGTCGCGCACGCGGTCGACGAGTTGCACGAACAGGCCGTCCTGCTGGCGGGCGAGCAGGCCAGGCTGCAGCTTCAGGTCGGCGACATGTTCGAGACGCTGTCGCGGCGCAGCCGGTCGCTGGTGGATCAGCAGCTCGCCCTGATCGATCAACTCGAACGCGATGAGGCCGACCCGCAACGGTTGCAGAGCCTGTTCCGGCTGGATCATCTCGCCGCGCGGATGCGCCGCAACGGCGCGAACCTGCTGGTGCTGTCGGGCACCAAGGTGTCCCGCGAGCAGTCCGGTCCGGTGCCGCTGGCAGCGGTGGTGCACGCCGCGGCGTCCGAGGTCGAGGACTACACCAGGGTGGTCACCGGATCCGTACCCGACAGCGAGATCAGTGGCGCGGTGGCCGCGGACCTGGTGCACGTCCTGGCCGAGTTGATGGACAACGCGCTGCGGTACTCGCCGCCCAGCACCACGGTGCGGGTGTCGGCCGTCCACACCGGCGACGGTGCGCTCGTCATCGAGGTCGGCGACGAGGGGCTGGGGATGACCGAGGCCGATCTCCGTGTCGCCAACATCCGGCTGCAGTCCGGGGGTGAGATCAACCCGTACACCGCGCGGCATATGGGGCACTTCGTCATCGGGCGCCTTGCGGTGACCCACGGGCTGGTGGTGCGGTTGCGCAGCACCGAGGCCGGGAATCCGGCATCGGGTACCACCGCCGGTGTGTACGTTCCGCAGGCCCTGCTTGTCGGCGGTTTCGCCACCGCCCCGTTCGCCGATTTCGTGCCTGCGCCGGTGACCTCGGTGGCGCCGCCGGTGTTCGACCCGCCCATCGCGGCACCCGAACCTGAACCCACCGTCGAAGAGCAGAGTCTCCTTCTCCCGCAACGTCATCCAGGGGCCAGTGGGATCGCCGGCGGCCCCCCGGACGTCGAGCCGGAGGTCCGGCCGGTCGACCAGCCCGCCGACACCTCGGC includes:
- a CDS encoding TIGR03667 family PPOX class F420-dependent oxidoreductase encodes the protein MTIELTSDIADRLRTDDYGWLTTVAKSGQPVPKLVWFYFDGTDIVVYTTPSAAKVRHIRNHPQVSLNLDSDGHGGGIVVIGGAARIDADGVDGREDAPYWAKYEAAAAQFGLTEAMSGYSTRIKIGIDKVWTTPTEG
- a CDS encoding nitroreductase family protein, which encodes MTLNLSAEEVLTTTRSVRKRLDFDKPVSREVLLECLDVALQAPTGSNAQGWQWVFVEDEAKKKAIADIYRTNATPYLASPKDSFGDARDEQIDAVRSSASYLNENMEKAPVLLIPVLEGRPDGAPAGLSASFWGSLLPAVWSFMLALRARGLGSAWTTLHLLGDGEKQAAELLGIPFEKYSQAGLFPIAYTKGADFKKAKRLPAEQFAHWDTW
- a CDS encoding tRNA (cytidine(34)-2'-O)-methyltransferase — translated: MFRVLFYSPRIAPNTGNAIRMVAATGCELHLVEPLGFDLSEPKLRRAGLDYHDLASVTVHADLASAWALLMPASVYAFTAHADTSFAEVSYQPGDVLMFGPEPTGLDAQTLADPHITARVRIPMLDGRRSLNLSNAAAVAAYEAWRQHGFDGAV
- a CDS encoding HAMP domain-containing sensor histidine kinase, which gives rise to MSDEFTHATAQDAAPPVRRPSRWALSNWPVGWKVLAIALVPLVLAGVLGGLRIYSGFSTAAELRRAADRAELVPAITDYMAALDSALLANSTGTDAQQALSAFDSRRKALADKLTGTDAVPDVVKGVDAILQGGRQLLDGVSSNSIGLRDRITTYAPILLTAEDAINGSVRVEDEKIRAETLGLSRAVGARGQMMMQQLLVNGGAELPEPELRTSMITLAGTEPSTLFGMSQVLGVGSAEAQKLQEQMVRRMGMMSDPAAVLANNPDLAQSIQVTNEIAGKIIADTSASVTAAVESQAAKQRTTAVRDAIVVVGAILVALAVVALAARSLVRPLRRLRDGALKVAHKDLARELEQVRSGGDPGPIRPLPVHTTEEIGQVAHAVDELHEQAVLLAGEQARLQLQVGDMFETLSRRSRSLVDQQLALIDQLERDEADPQRLQSLFRLDHLAARMRRNGANLLVLSGTKVSREQSGPVPLAAVVHAAASEVEDYTRVVTGSVPDSEISGAVAADLVHVLAELMDNALRYSPPSTTVRVSAVHTGDGALVIEVGDEGLGMTEADLRVANIRLQSGGEINPYTARHMGHFVIGRLAVTHGLVVRLRSTEAGNPASGTTAGVYVPQALLVGGFATAPFADFVPAPVTSVAPPVFDPPIAAPEPEPTVEEQSLLLPQRHPGASGIAGGPPDVEPEVRPVDQPADTSAFFAARAQVRDDQPAPAAHGESGSGSEDAIYQKMLSEWLVDPTDLGPSADLDWKSVWDNGWSAAAAAEDAPVTEHTSDGLPVRRPGARLVPGAGQAGDTGTPVASDSADHEFDTGPLPDPAAVRASLSSHFGGVHAGRTHARDGEHPVALAPGEYPVASLAPVEEPE